In one window of Nitrospirota bacterium DNA:
- a CDS encoding phosphoribosylaminoimidazolesuccinocarboxamide synthase translates to MSNIVMETNLSDVKFLRRGKVRDVYEIDDYLLIIATDRVSAFDVVLPNGIPDKGRILTQISIYWFNRMKDIIENHIVATDVKDYPKVLHKYKDILEGRSMLVKKAKPMPVECIVRGYLSGSGWKEYKKSGTVCGIKLPDGLVESARLDEPIFTPSTKAEEGHDINISFDETRKLVGDDTANKLRDTSLRVYKKAREMAEKKGIIIADTKMEFGVYNDKLLLIDEILTPDSSRFWSMKDYKPGKGQDSFDKQIVRDYLLTLDWNQTYPGPKLPDEIVEKTAARYRAILGILTG, encoded by the coding sequence ATGTCGAATATAGTAATGGAAACTAATTTATCCGATGTTAAATTTCTGAGAAGAGGGAAGGTGCGTGATGTCTATGAAATAGATGACTATCTTCTGATAATAGCAACTGACAGGGTCTCTGCATTTGATGTCGTTCTTCCGAATGGAATTCCTGATAAGGGCAGGATTCTTACACAGATTTCAATATACTGGTTCAACCGGATGAAGGACATAATAGAAAACCATATTGTTGCAACAGATGTAAAAGACTATCCGAAGGTTCTGCATAAATACAAAGACATCCTTGAAGGCAGGAGCATGCTCGTTAAGAAGGCAAAGCCCATGCCTGTTGAATGCATTGTAAGGGGTTATCTCTCAGGTTCAGGGTGGAAGGAATACAAAAAATCAGGCACAGTCTGCGGCATAAAACTTCCTGACGGGCTTGTTGAATCCGCAAGGCTTGATGAGCCGATATTCACTCCAAGCACTAAAGCGGAAGAGGGGCATGACATAAATATAAGTTTTGATGAGACGAGAAAGCTTGTCGGTGATGATACTGCAAACAAGCTCAGGGATACAAGCCTCAGAGTCTATAAAAAGGCGAGGGAGATGGCAGAGAAGAAAGGAATAATAATCGCTGATACGAAGATGGAATTCGGCGTCTATAATGATAAGTTGCTTCTGATTGATGAAATCCTTACGCCTGATTCATCGCGCTTCTGGTCTATGAAGGATTATAAGCCCGGGAAAGGTCAGGACAGTTTTGACAAGCAGATCGTCCGAGATTATCTTTTAACCCTCGATTGGAACCAGACATATCCCGGCCCCAAACTTCCTGATGAGATTGTTGAAAAGACAGCGGCAAGGTACAGGGCGATATTGGGGATATTGACGGGGTAG
- the tsaD gene encoding tRNA (adenosine(37)-N6)-threonylcarbamoyltransferase complex transferase subunit TsaD: protein MLILGIDTSCDDTAAAVVENGVRIVSNIVSSQTDIHKKYGGIVPELASRRHIEMILPVVDEALKGAGAGLEDVSAVAVCHGPGLIGSLLVGCSFAKALCFSKNIPLLAVNHLEGHMFSCFLEEPQPEFPFISLIASGGHTSLYRVDGFGKYRELGRTRDDASGEAYDKISKLLGLGYPGGPIIDKLASEGNPKAIDFPRPYLPESFDFSFSGLKTAVRMAISVQQLAVSEKKLKADSCKLKADLSLADIAASFQACMVDVLVRKTEWAIKKEGLRRVTLSGGVSANSELRKRMKEMGDEREAEIFIPSINLCTDNAAMIASAGYNHFLNKDFAGASLNPKAYLPL, encoded by the coding sequence ATGCTTATACTCGGAATAGACACATCATGCGATGACACTGCTGCCGCTGTTGTTGAGAACGGTGTCAGAATAGTTTCCAATATTGTCTCAAGCCAGACGGATATTCACAAAAAATACGGAGGCATTGTTCCGGAGCTTGCATCGCGAAGGCATATAGAGATGATACTGCCTGTTGTTGATGAGGCGTTGAAGGGCGCAGGCGCAGGGCTTGAAGACGTCTCGGCTGTTGCGGTCTGCCATGGGCCCGGATTGATCGGCTCTCTTCTTGTCGGATGCTCATTTGCAAAGGCATTATGTTTTTCAAAGAATATTCCTTTGCTCGCGGTAAATCACCTTGAGGGGCACATGTTTTCCTGTTTTCTGGAAGAACCGCAGCCGGAATTTCCGTTCATCTCGCTGATAGCATCAGGCGGCCACACGAGCCTTTACCGCGTTGACGGTTTTGGGAAATACAGAGAACTCGGCAGGACCAGGGATGACGCGTCAGGCGAGGCTTATGACAAGATATCCAAGCTTCTTGGGCTTGGTTATCCGGGAGGCCCTATAATTGACAAGCTTGCATCCGAAGGAAATCCAAAGGCGATAGATTTTCCAAGGCCGTATCTTCCTGAATCATTTGATTTCAGCTTCAGCGGTTTGAAGACAGCAGTGAGAATGGCTATCAGCGTTCAGCAGTTAGCGGTCAGTGAAAAAAAGCTGAAGGCTGATAGCTGTAAGCTGAAAGCTGATTTATCACTCGCAGATATTGCCGCCTCATTTCAGGCATGCATGGTTGATGTGCTTGTAAGAAAGACAGAATGGGCGATAAAAAAAGAGGGCCTAAGGCGTGTCACTCTCTCAGGCGGCGTATCGGCAAACAGCGAATTAAGAAAGAGAATGAAAGAAATGGGAGATGAAAGGGAAGCAGAGATATTTATTCCATCCATAAATCTGTGCACGGATAATGCTGCCATGATTGCCTCGGCAGGGTATAATCACTTTTTAAATAAGGACTTTGCAGGAGCAAGCCTGAATCCCAAGGCATACCTTCCGCTTTAG
- a CDS encoding PilZ domain-containing protein: MEKRRFRRIRVNLKAERISGNEKYAVFIENISESGIYMLTTTSSDNKKYAAGTEIELRLKLSTGETIHLRGITKWAYYKMPPDGLTDSIGIEIIDPPQEYISFVRALY, translated from the coding sequence ATGGAAAAAAGGCGTTTCAGGAGAATACGGGTCAATCTGAAGGCTGAGCGGATATCCGGCAATGAAAAATATGCTGTCTTCATAGAGAATATCTCAGAATCCGGCATCTACATGCTTACCACAACTTCAAGCGATAATAAAAAATATGCTGCCGGCACAGAGATTGAATTGAGGCTAAAACTCTCAACAGGAGAAACAATCCACCTCCGCGGCATAACAAAATGGGCCTATTACAAGATGCCGCCGGACGGTTTAACAGACAGCATAGGCATTGAAATCATAGACCCGCCGCAGGAATACATAAGCTTTGTCAGGGCGCTGTATTAA
- the lgt gene encoding prolipoprotein diacylglyceryl transferase: MHPILIRIGPLTIHTYGVLIAAGFLLGLALAVRQAKKQGISSDKIVDLGFYMLIAALIGSRLFFVLVEAGHFLRNPLDIFKIWEGGLVFYGGVIFAIPVAVWYAKKKGLDIRATADIFAPSLAIGHAIGRLGCFSAGCCYGSPAEGCPLAVTFLDPESLARIGIPLHPTQLYESAGEFINFLILITLRKRQSFKGQLFWAYLLIYSVIRFTVEFFRGDEVRGFLFGNISISQGISVLLFLSAVAAILVFRKKKI, from the coding sequence ATGCATCCGATATTAATTAGAATAGGCCCGCTGACGATACATACCTACGGCGTTCTCATTGCCGCAGGTTTTTTGCTCGGGCTTGCGCTTGCCGTAAGACAGGCCAAGAAACAGGGAATCTCTTCAGATAAAATCGTGGACCTTGGTTTTTACATGCTCATTGCAGCGCTGATAGGCTCAAGGCTTTTCTTTGTGCTTGTGGAGGCAGGCCATTTTCTGAGAAACCCTCTGGACATATTCAAAATTTGGGAAGGCGGCCTTGTATTCTACGGAGGCGTTATATTCGCAATTCCAGTTGCTGTCTGGTATGCAAAAAAGAAAGGGCTTGATATCCGGGCTACCGCTGATATTTTCGCGCCGTCACTTGCAATCGGGCATGCAATCGGAAGGCTTGGATGCTTCTCAGCAGGCTGCTGTTACGGAAGCCCTGCGGAAGGATGTCCTCTGGCAGTGACATTCCTTGACCCTGAATCCCTTGCAAGGATTGGCATTCCACTTCATCCAACACAGTTATACGAATCAGCGGGAGAATTCATAAACTTTCTTATACTCATAACCCTGAGAAAGCGCCAGTCATTCAAAGGACAGTTATTCTGGGCATACCTTTTAATTTACTCTGTCATCAGGTTTACTGTGGAATTCTTCAGAGGCGATGAGGTGAGAGGCTTTCTCTTTGGAAATATCTCAATATCGCAGGGGATAAGCGTTTTACTATTCCTGTCCGCTGTTGCGGCAATCCTTGTCTTCAGAAAAAAGAAGATATAA
- the lspA gene encoding signal peptidase II → MKKTAFIIIPLLVILDQATKYLADKLISTFKPVELLPFLHLVNLRNEGAAFGMFKSFGNNIFIIISLIAIGVIFFMLIKEKEDPLGLSLILGGAIGNLIDRLFRGSVVDFIDVFAGRHHWPAFNVADSALTIGIGLIFIKLFLKKHEGTTNASDIN, encoded by the coding sequence ATGAAAAAAACAGCTTTTATCATTATCCCCCTGCTTGTAATCTTGGACCAGGCAACAAAATATCTCGCGGATAAACTTATAAGTACTTTCAAGCCGGTTGAACTTCTCCCATTTCTCCATCTCGTGAACCTGAGAAATGAAGGCGCTGCATTCGGCATGTTCAAAAGTTTCGGGAATAACATCTTTATAATCATATCCCTCATTGCAATTGGAGTCATCTTTTTTATGCTTATAAAAGAGAAAGAAGACCCATTAGGGCTTTCTCTCATTCTCGGAGGCGCAATAGGGAATTTGATAGACAGGCTCTTCAGAGGCTCTGTCGTTGATTTCATAGATGTTTTTGCAGGCAGGCATCACTGGCCGGCATTCAATGTTGCGGACTCAGCGCTGACAATAGGAATAGGATTGATATTTATAAAATTGTTTTTAAAAAAACATGAGGGAACCACTAATGCATCCGATATTAATTAG
- the ileS gene encoding isoleucine--tRNA ligase, with protein sequence MAKDIKDTLNLPQTGFPMKANLTQKEPEMLRFWEENKIYEKLQNKNSGSKHYILHDGPPYANGHIHIGHALNKILKDIIVKFKSMQGFYSPYVPGWDCHGLPIELQVDKNLGEKKDKVDILEKRKLCKEYAEKFVDIQREEFKRLGVMGDWQEPYLTMSYGYEATIVREFLEFVKKGYAYKGKKPVHWCPSCVTALAEAEVEYAEKESPSVFVKFGVESSEFGDKMPSLKGKKIFFVIWTTTPWTLPANLALAFHPELVYAAVEQGDEVYIVAEGRLEALKERIGLDGKIIAKITGRELEGVNAEHPFILRESRAVLGEFVSLEEGTGIVHIAPGHGEDDYKTGLKYGLDIYAPVDDKGKFTKQAGKLEGQFVFKANAQIIEILKSKNALIKEEKITHSYPHCWRCKKPVIFRATEQWFISVEHNSLRGKCLEEIDRVNWIPKWGRDRIYNMVSGRPDWCISRQRAWGVPITLISCEGCGEFVKKDSVLDAITKHVEENGADIWFMKKAEEFLPSGYKCEKCGGTSFSKEMDILDVWFDSGVSHAAVMEKNAKLSWPADMYLEGSDQHRGWFQSSLLTSVGTRGTSPYKTVLTHGFVMDGSGKKMSKSLGNVVAPQEIIKANGAEILRLWVSAEDYRDDVRISKEIIDRLTEAYRKIRNTARFLLGNLSDFDGKDGKDYSKDLLEIDRWAMSRLQTLTAKITSAYERFDFHEVYHLLHNFCVVDMSSFYLDILKDRLYTFKADSKERRAAQWVLNRILLSMTGLMAPVISFTAEEIWRFIAGKKEESVFLSPFPMADEKYLDPALEEKWAKLIAIRNATNKALELKRQNKFIGNSLEAKVIICLPENEFNLLNEYKEFLPALFIVSSAEAKQASGKIDSAYESEEIKGMSVIVERASGKKCGRCWNWSASVGTHTGAAELCDRCYNVVK encoded by the coding sequence ATGGCAAAAGACATAAAAGACACTCTCAATCTTCCACAGACAGGTTTTCCCATGAAGGCGAACCTTACACAGAAAGAGCCTGAAATGCTCAGGTTCTGGGAAGAGAATAAGATATACGAAAAGCTGCAAAACAAAAATTCAGGCAGTAAACATTACATCCTCCATGACGGCCCTCCTTATGCTAACGGCCACATCCATATCGGGCATGCGCTTAATAAGATACTCAAGGACATAATAGTAAAATTCAAATCCATGCAGGGTTTTTATTCGCCATACGTTCCGGGCTGGGACTGCCACGGCCTTCCGATTGAGCTTCAGGTGGACAAAAACCTCGGAGAAAAAAAAGACAAGGTTGACATCCTTGAGAAAAGAAAGCTCTGCAAGGAATACGCAGAAAAATTTGTGGACATTCAGAGAGAGGAATTCAAGAGGCTCGGAGTTATGGGAGACTGGCAAGAGCCGTATCTCACAATGTCATACGGATATGAAGCGACGATTGTCAGGGAATTTTTAGAATTTGTAAAAAAAGGCTATGCATATAAAGGCAAGAAACCTGTGCACTGGTGCCCATCCTGTGTTACTGCATTAGCAGAGGCAGAGGTGGAATATGCTGAGAAGGAGTCGCCGTCTGTATTTGTAAAGTTCGGAGTGGAGAGTTCGGAGTTTGGAGATAAGATGCCCTCGTTGAAGGGCAAAAAGATCTTTTTTGTAATATGGACAACTACTCCGTGGACACTGCCTGCAAATCTTGCACTCGCATTTCATCCCGAACTTGTTTATGCTGCCGTTGAACAGGGTGATGAAGTCTACATTGTTGCTGAGGGAAGGCTTGAAGCGCTGAAAGAAAGAATCGGCTTGGACGGAAAGATTATTGCAAAGATAACAGGCAGAGAGCTTGAAGGCGTGAATGCAGAGCATCCTTTTATCCTGAGGGAATCAAGGGCTGTACTCGGAGAATTTGTATCCCTTGAAGAAGGAACAGGAATAGTTCACATTGCGCCCGGCCACGGCGAGGACGACTATAAAACAGGCTTAAAATACGGGCTTGATATTTATGCGCCTGTTGATGACAAAGGTAAATTCACAAAACAGGCAGGAAAACTTGAAGGGCAGTTCGTATTCAAGGCAAACGCACAGATAATTGAGATATTGAAAAGCAAAAATGCGCTCATCAAGGAAGAAAAGATAACACATTCCTATCCTCACTGCTGGAGGTGCAAAAAACCTGTCATATTCCGCGCAACAGAGCAGTGGTTCATATCTGTTGAGCATAACAGCCTCAGGGGAAAATGCCTTGAGGAGATAGACAGAGTCAACTGGATTCCTAAATGGGGCAGAGACAGAATATACAATATGGTCTCAGGCAGGCCTGACTGGTGCATATCAAGACAGAGGGCCTGGGGAGTGCCTATAACGCTTATCAGCTGCGAAGGCTGCGGAGAATTTGTCAAAAAAGATTCGGTTCTTGATGCAATCACAAAGCACGTTGAGGAAAACGGGGCTGATATATGGTTCATGAAAAAAGCAGAGGAATTTCTGCCGTCAGGATACAAATGCGAAAAATGCGGCGGGACATCTTTTTCAAAAGAGATGGACATACTGGATGTATGGTTTGATTCAGGCGTAAGCCACGCTGCCGTAATGGAGAAAAATGCGAAGCTCTCCTGGCCCGCTGATATGTATCTTGAGGGCAGCGACCAGCACAGAGGGTGGTTCCAGAGTTCCCTTCTTACGTCAGTGGGAACAAGGGGGACATCTCCGTATAAAACAGTCCTTACGCACGGATTTGTAATGGACGGCTCAGGCAAGAAGATGTCAAAGTCTCTCGGCAATGTTGTTGCGCCGCAGGAGATCATTAAAGCAAACGGCGCCGAGATACTGAGGCTGTGGGTCTCTGCTGAAGATTACAGGGATGATGTCAGGATATCAAAGGAAATTATAGACAGGCTTACAGAGGCCTACAGAAAAATTCGGAATACCGCAAGATTTCTGCTCGGCAATCTTTCTGATTTTGACGGGAAGGACGGAAAAGATTATAGCAAGGACCTGCTTGAGATAGACAGGTGGGCCATGTCAAGACTTCAGACTCTGACTGCAAAAATCACATCTGCATACGAGAGATTTGACTTCCATGAAGTTTATCATCTCCTGCATAACTTCTGCGTTGTGGATATGAGCTCCTTTTATCTTGATATTCTCAAAGACAGGCTATACACCTTCAAAGCTGATTCAAAAGAAAGAAGGGCTGCACAGTGGGTTTTAAACAGAATACTTTTATCTATGACCGGGCTTATGGCTCCGGTAATTTCTTTCACGGCAGAAGAGATATGGAGATTCATTGCCGGCAAAAAAGAGGAGAGCGTGTTTCTTTCGCCTTTCCCGATGGCAGATGAAAAATACCTCGATCCGGCGCTTGAAGAAAAATGGGCAAAACTCATAGCAATAAGAAATGCGACAAACAAGGCTCTTGAGCTTAAGAGGCAGAACAAGTTCATAGGCAACTCTCTTGAGGCAAAGGTGATTATATGCCTTCCTGAAAATGAGTTTAATCTCCTGAATGAATATAAAGAATTCCTTCCGGCGCTTTTTATCGTCTCATCAGCAGAGGCAAAGCAGGCATCAGGAAAAATAGACAGCGCTTATGAAAGCGAAGAGATAAAAGGCATGTCAGTCATTGTAGAACGGGCCAGCGGCAAAAAATGCGGGCGCTGCTGGAACTGGAGCGCATCCGTTGGAACACACACCGGCGCCGCTGAATTATGCGATAGATGTTATAATGTCGTTAAATGA
- the fusA gene encoding elongation factor G translates to MANLDVNKIRNVAVIAHGGAGKTSLTEAMLFNSGSIDRLGRIEEGNTTTDCEPEEISRKITITSAFGFCNWDGHRINLIDTPGFINFVEDTRGSLKAVDGAVVIVSALSGVKAETEKVWKYACEYEIPRIVFINKMDKESANFPGALDELVQSFGTEGVPLQIPIGSGETFSGIINLINMKAYKFSGGKAAESDIPSDMLSEAQEYRKKLVEKIAESEDALLEKYLEGGELTQEEIIRGIKEGSLSRRFIPVVCGSATKNIGIPQLMDAIMLCLPSPHDLVRIFPIKGKNPKDSKDVQRKPDEKEPFSAYVFKTIADPYAGKLSVFRVYSGALKADSTVLNATSGAKERIGQIFYLLGKKQIPASSLGPGEIGVVSKLKETNTGDTLSDEAHPIIFEKVKFAEPIISYAIAPKSKGDEEKVSTGIHRMLEEDPTIKFHRDEETKEMILSGMGQVHLEVALERLKRKFGVEVVMKTPKIPYRETIRASSDAQGRYKKQSGGRGQYGDCRIKIEPRPRGKGFEFVDNIVGGSIPRQYIPAVEKGIVDAMHEGIIAGYPMVDVKVTLYDGSYHTVDSSEMAFKIAGSLGIKKAVENAKPILLEPVMKVEITTPDEALGAVIGDLNSKRGKVQGVESQARNQKITALVPMSEMLTYANQLHSLTSGRGLYSMEFSHYEEVPSHQAQKIIADKAAQKKEKAEEK, encoded by the coding sequence ATGGCTAATCTTGATGTTAACAAAATCAGAAATGTCGCTGTAATTGCGCATGGAGGCGCGGGGAAAACATCCCTGACCGAGGCAATGCTTTTTAATTCAGGTTCTATTGACAGGCTCGGCAGAATTGAAGAAGGCAACACAACGACTGACTGCGAACCTGAAGAAATATCAAGAAAGATAACCATTACATCGGCTTTCGGCTTCTGCAACTGGGACGGCCACCGCATAAACTTGATTGATACGCCTGGATTCATAAATTTTGTAGAAGACACCAGAGGAAGCCTCAAGGCTGTTGACGGAGCTGTCGTTATAGTCAGCGCCCTATCAGGAGTTAAAGCAGAAACAGAGAAGGTCTGGAAATACGCCTGTGAATATGAAATCCCGAGAATAGTCTTTATAAACAAGATGGATAAAGAATCAGCCAACTTCCCGGGCGCCCTTGATGAACTTGTCCAATCCTTCGGCACAGAAGGCGTTCCGCTTCAGATACCAATAGGTTCAGGAGAAACTTTCAGTGGAATAATCAATCTCATTAACATGAAGGCATATAAGTTTTCAGGCGGCAAGGCAGCGGAATCAGACATCCCCTCTGATATGCTGTCCGAGGCTCAGGAATACAGGAAAAAGCTTGTAGAAAAGATTGCTGAATCAGAAGACGCGCTCCTTGAAAAATACCTTGAAGGCGGTGAACTGACACAGGAAGAAATTATAAGAGGGATAAAAGAGGGGTCTCTGTCAAGAAGGTTTATCCCTGTTGTATGCGGCTCAGCAACCAAAAACATAGGCATCCCCCAGCTCATGGATGCAATAATGCTCTGCCTGCCTTCTCCCCATGACCTCGTAAGAATTTTTCCCATTAAAGGCAAAAATCCGAAAGACTCAAAAGACGTGCAGAGAAAGCCTGACGAAAAAGAGCCGTTCTCCGCATACGTCTTTAAGACAATAGCAGACCCTTATGCGGGAAAGCTGTCTGTGTTCAGAGTCTATTCAGGCGCGCTGAAGGCCGATTCAACTGTGCTGAATGCAACATCAGGAGCGAAAGAAAGAATAGGCCAGATATTCTATCTCCTCGGCAAAAAACAGATACCGGCAAGCAGTTTAGGGCCCGGCGAGATAGGAGTTGTATCAAAACTCAAAGAGACAAACACCGGAGACACGCTCTCAGACGAGGCTCATCCCATTATATTTGAGAAGGTGAAGTTTGCAGAACCGATAATCTCCTATGCTATAGCGCCGAAAAGCAAAGGGGACGAAGAAAAAGTCAGCACAGGCATTCACAGGATGCTTGAAGAAGACCCGACCATTAAATTCCACAGGGACGAAGAGACAAAAGAGATGATACTCTCAGGCATGGGACAGGTGCATCTTGAAGTTGCGCTTGAAAGGTTGAAGAGAAAGTTCGGAGTTGAGGTTGTCATGAAAACTCCGAAGATTCCATACAGGGAAACAATCCGGGCTTCATCCGATGCGCAGGGCAGGTATAAAAAACAGTCAGGCGGAAGAGGACAGTACGGAGACTGCCGGATAAAGATAGAGCCGAGGCCGAGAGGCAAGGGCTTTGAGTTTGTCGATAATATAGTCGGAGGATCAATACCAAGGCAATATATACCTGCTGTAGAAAAAGGAATTGTAGATGCAATGCACGAAGGGATAATTGCCGGTTATCCTATGGTGGATGTAAAAGTAACCCTTTATGACGGCTCATATCATACAGTGGATTCATCGGAAATGGCGTTTAAGATTGCAGGGTCATTGGGTATAAAAAAGGCTGTTGAAAATGCAAAGCCGATACTCCTTGAACCCGTAATGAAAGTAGAGATAACAACTCCTGATGAGGCCCTCGGCGCAGTTATAGGCGACCTCAATTCAAAGAGGGGCAAGGTTCAGGGAGTTGAATCACAGGCGAGAAACCAGAAGATAACAGCCTTAGTGCCTATGTCCGAGATGCTGACATACGCAAACCAGCTCCACAGCCTCACATCAGGAAGAGGGCTGTATTCAATGGAATTTTCGCATTACGAAGAAGTGCCTTCACACCAGGCGCAGAAGATAATCGCTGATAAGGCTGCGCAGAAGAAAGAAAAAGCAGAAGAGAAATAA
- a CDS encoding SoxR reducing system RseC family protein has translation MEEIGTVKSTAGAFAKVSVPKKSVCEGCTAGTCKPDEQSMEIDAVNKAGAKAGQRVRVVIKSYTYLKGSILVYGIPAIALIAGAVLGKEIFSRQFKDTDPDILSAIFGFGLFLIAFLGIKIWSLTAEKKTETKPVIEEILE, from the coding sequence ATGGAGGAAATCGGCACAGTAAAAAGCACAGCGGGGGCTTTTGCAAAAGTCTCTGTTCCGAAAAAGAGCGTCTGTGAGGGATGCACGGCAGGCACATGCAAGCCTGATGAACAGTCCATGGAGATTGATGCGGTTAACAAGGCAGGCGCAAAGGCAGGGCAGAGGGTCAGGGTTGTCATAAAGTCATACACATATCTCAAAGGTTCAATCCTTGTTTACGGCATTCCTGCAATAGCTCTGATTGCAGGCGCGGTCCTTGGAAAAGAAATTTTCAGCCGTCAGTTTAAAGATACAGACCCCGACATACTGTCAGCAATATTCGGTTTCGGTTTATTTTTGATTGCTTTTTTAGGCATCAAGATATGGAGCCTGACAGCAGAGAAAAAAACAGAAACAAAGCCTGTTATAGAAGAAATACTTGAGTAA
- a CDS encoding citramalate synthase, translating to MHKVEIYDTTLRDGSQAEDIAFSVEDKLRITGKLDELGVRYIEGGWPGSNPKDADYFKKSKKLKLKNSVVVAFGSTHRPKHKAKDDANIKALIASETPVITIFGKTWDFHIKESLMITPSENLEIIHNSVAYLKKYADQVFFDAEHFFDGYKDNPSLALKCLIAAQDAGADFLVLCDTNGGTMPDEMRKIVASVIKKTKAPIGIHTHNDSECAVANSIIAVELGASQVQGTINGIGERCGNANLCSIIPNLNLKLGIKCITDEQMKRLRDVSRFVNEISNMRHFKRQPFVGDSAFAHKGGVHVSAVMKRPETYEHIKPELVGNSHRVLISDLAGKSNILRKAKEFNIHIEPDSPQLQDILNRLKDLEHQGFQFEGADASFELLLKKELGLHRKFFDLIGFRVIVEKRKEGEIPLTEATIMVRVGGKTEHTAATGSGPVNALDNALRSALDKFYPELKNIKLHDYKVRVLTAGKGTSARVRVLAESGDEKNRWSTVGVSENIIEASWQALVDSIEYKLLKEEE from the coding sequence ATGCATAAGGTAGAGATATATGACACAACGCTGAGGGATGGTTCCCAGGCAGAGGACATTGCATTCTCCGTTGAGGACAAACTCAGGATTACCGGGAAGCTTGATGAACTCGGAGTGCGTTATATTGAGGGAGGCTGGCCCGGTTCAAACCCGAAAGACGCAGACTACTTTAAAAAGTCAAAAAAACTGAAGCTGAAAAATTCCGTGGTAGTTGCCTTCGGGAGCACGCACAGGCCCAAACACAAAGCTAAAGATGACGCAAACATAAAGGCGCTTATCGCATCAGAAACTCCTGTAATAACCATATTCGGAAAGACCTGGGATTTTCACATAAAAGAATCCCTGATGATAACGCCTTCAGAAAACCTTGAGATAATCCATAATTCAGTGGCCTATCTTAAAAAATACGCAGACCAGGTATTTTTTGATGCAGAACACTTCTTTGACGGATACAAGGACAATCCATCCCTTGCATTGAAATGCCTCATCGCTGCTCAGGATGCAGGCGCAGACTTCCTCGTGCTGTGCGACACAAACGGAGGCACGATGCCTGATGAAATGCGAAAAATAGTCGCCAGCGTCATTAAAAAAACAAAAGCTCCAATCGGGATACATACGCATAATGACTCTGAATGCGCAGTGGCAAATTCAATAATCGCGGTTGAGTTAGGCGCATCGCAGGTGCAGGGGACCATAAACGGCATTGGAGAAAGATGCGGAAACGCCAACCTCTGCTCCATAATCCCTAATCTTAATCTCAAACTCGGGATAAAATGCATTACGGATGAACAGATGAAAAGGCTCAGGGACGTTTCCAGGTTCGTAAACGAGATATCAAATATGAGGCATTTCAAGCGCCAGCCGTTTGTCGGAGACAGCGCATTTGCTCATAAGGGCGGAGTGCATGTAAGCGCTGTTATGAAAAGACCTGAGACATACGAGCATATAAAACCCGAGCTTGTGGGAAACTCGCACAGGGTCCTAATCTCAGACCTTGCAGGGAAAAGCAACATTCTCAGAAAGGCAAAGGAATTTAACATCCACATAGAGCCGGATTCCCCGCAGCTTCAGGACATATTAAACAGATTGAAGGATCTCGAACATCAGGGATTTCAGTTTGAAGGGGCGGATGCGTCATTTGAGCTTCTTCTCAAAAAGGAGCTCGGGCTGCACAGAAAATTCTTTGACCTTATCGGGTTCAGGGTAATTGTAGAAAAAAGAAAAGAAGGCGAGATCCCATTGACCGAGGCTACAATAATGGTAAGGGTCGGAGGGAAGACCGAGCACACTGCCGCCACAGGCAGCGGCCCTGTGAACGCGCTTGACAATGCCCTGAGAAGCGCCCTTGATAAGTTCTATCCTGAATTAAAAAATATAAAACTTCACGATTACAAGGTAAGGGTGCTTACGGCAGGCAAGGGAACTTCCGCAAGAGTCAGGGTGCTTGCAGAATCAGGAGATGAAAAAAACAGGTGGAGCACTGTCGGCGTATCGGAGAATATCATAGAGGCGTCATGGCAGGCGCTTGTTGACAGCATTGAATATAAGCTGCTTAAGGAAGAAGAATAG